In Nomascus leucogenys isolate Asia chromosome 6, Asia_NLE_v1, whole genome shotgun sequence, one DNA window encodes the following:
- the MEX3B gene encoding RNA-binding protein MEX3B, translating to MPSSLFADLERNGSGGGGGGGGGGSSSGGGETLDDQRALQLALDQLSLLGLDSDEGASLYDSEPRKKSVNMTECVPVPSSEHVAEIVGRQGCKIKALRAKTNTYIKTPVRGEEPVFVVTGRKEDVAMARREIISAAEHFSMIRASRNKNTALNGAVPGPPNLPGQTTIQVRVPYRVVGLVVGPKGATIKRIQQQTHTYIVTPSRDKEPVFEVTGMPENVDRAREEIEAHIALRTGGIIELTDENDFHANGTDVGFDLHHGSGGSGPGSLWSKPTPSITPTPGRKPFSSYRNDSSSSLGSASTDSYFGGGTSSSAAATPRLADYSPPSPALSFAHNGNNNNNGNGYTYTAGEASVPSPDGCPDLQPTFDPAPAPPPGAPLLWAQFERSPGGGPAAPVSSSCSSSASSSASSSSVVFPGGGASAPSNANLGLLVHRRLHPGTSCPRLSPPLHMAPGAGEHHLARRVRSDPGGGGLAYAAYANGLGAQLPGLQPSDTSGSSSSSSSSSSSSSSSSGLRRKGSRDCSVCFESEVIAALVPCGHNLFCMECANRICEKSEPECPVCHTAVTQAIRIFS from the exons ATGCCCAGCTCGCTGTTTGCAGACCTGGAGCGCAACGGcagcggcggtggcggcggcggcggcggcggcggcagcagcagcggaGGGGGAGAGACCCTGGATGACCAAAGAGCCCTGCAGCTCGCGCTCGACCAGCTCTCCCTGCTGGGGCTGGACAGTGACGAGGGCGCCTCTCTGTACGACAGCGAGCCGCGCAAGAAGAGCGTGAACATGACCGAGTGCGTGCCAGTGCCCAGTTCTGAGCATGTCGCCGAGATCGTGGGGCGGCAAG GTTGTAAAATCAAAGCGCTGCGGGCGAAGACCAATACTTACATCAAGACCCCAGTTCGTGGGGAGGAGCCTGTCTTTGTTGTGACGGGCAGGAAGGAGGATGTGGCCATGGCTCGGAGGGAGATCATCTCCGCTGCCGAGCATTTCTCCATGATCCGCGCCTCCCGGAATAAGAACACGGCACTCAACGGCGCGGTGCCTGGGCCGCCCAACCTGCCCGGGCAGACCACCATCCAAGTGCGGGTGCCCTACCGCGTGGTGGGGCTCGTGGTGGGGCCCAAAGGCGCCACGATCAAGCGCATCCAGCAGCAGACGCACACGTACATCGTGACGCCCAGCCGGGATAAGGAGCCGGTGTTCGAGGTGACCGGCATGCCGGAGAACGTGGATCGCGCTCGAGAGGAGATTGAGGCGCACATTGCTCTGCGTACCGGCGGCATCATTGAGCTCACAGACGAGAACGACTTCCACGCCAACGGCACCGATGTGGGCTTCGATCTGCATCATGGGTCCGGCGGGTCCGGCCCAGGCAGCCTCTGGAGCAAGCCCACCCCCAGTATCACGCCCACCCCCGGCCGCAAGCCCTTCTCCAGCTACCGCAACGACAGCTCCAGCTCGCTTGGCAGTGCTTCCACAGACTCTTACTTCGGAGGTGGGACCAGCAGCAGCGCAGCCGCTACCCCGCGCCTGGCGGACTACAGCCCCCCCAGCCCCGCCTTGAGCTTTGCGCACAacggaaacaacaacaacaacggcAACGGGTACACCTACACAGCGGGGGAAGCCTCAGTGCCATCCCCCGACGGCTGCCCCGACCTGCAGCCCACTTTTGACCCGGCTCCCGCTCCCCCACCTGGGGCACCACTTCTCTGGGCCCAGTTCGAGCGGTCCCCGGGAGGCGGACCTGCAGCTCCGGTATCTTCTTCCTGCTCTTCTTCCGCATCTTCGTCTGCTTCTTCCTCCTCCGTGGTCTTCCCCGGGGGTGGCGCCAGTGCGCCCTCCAACGCCAACCTGGGGCTATTGGTGCACCGCCGGCTGCACCCTGGCACCAGCTGCCCGCGCCTGTCTCCGCCCTTGCACATGGCCCCGGGGGCGGGAGAGCACCACCTGGCTCGCCGGGTGCGCAGCGACCCGGGTGGGGGAGGCCTGGCCTACGCCGCTTATGCCAACGGGCTGGGGGCACAGCTGCCTGGTTTGCAGCCGTCGGACACGTCGGGCTCCTCCTCTTCGTCCAGCTCCTCCTCCAGctcttcatcctcttcctccGGGCTTCGGCGTAAAGGCAGCCGCGACTGCTCCGTGTGCTTCGAGAGCGAAGTGATTGCCGCGCTGGTGCCCTGTGGCCACAACCTCTTTTGCATGGAATGCGCCAACCGCATCTGTGAGAAGAGCGAGCCCGAGTGCCCGGTCTGCCACACCGCGGTCACTCAGGCCATCCGTATCTTTTCTTAA